From the Tribolium castaneum strain GA2 chromosome 2, icTriCast1.1, whole genome shotgun sequence genome, one window contains:
- the LOC135265431 gene encoding uncharacterized protein LOC135265431 has product MYHVMTNTCPGLDQVKAASLCYKYATKYRQLNPDSSAVEKAVTKVEKKYYMYRALHILNVHHLTDSKYIDLLTHPNDLILALYLDDRILDDFHCVEINKASEALAELFQLDIKKIRLKLINSWLDDQALVDFDSSVIESNCSEESCLKRIAYICSGDQVTYWQTVLLEICQKGESVRCRANALRVFAMISDVETIETMAEMSYDKLMLFINRLTLVGNLEYLGFGVDVAVLDHTNRQSLLNRLVQQGGNAFAIKTMALYCMTYQIYGAKYWEFVLNNAVKFSLFTELKTYVTFLSKSKYQYKGFYINAWQKLIDYYFSNLNCANNLDQTLLKHFLTIQSCPVLFSLDFNHAFAKCLEVKKAEFAAVLLQYLQKNDTYFSNVEKVRNCSKEIMSGLNYLDQNGILGISSVREILHNSV; this is encoded by the exons ATGTACCACGTGATGACCAACACTTGTCCCGGATTGGACCAAGTCAAGGCCGCCAGTCTGTGCTACAAATATGCCACGAAATATCGACAACTAAACCCCGATTCGAGTGCGGTCGAGAAGGCTGTGACCAAAGtcgagaaaaaatattatatgtACCGTGCGTTGCACATCCTGAATGTGCATCACTTGACTGATTCCAAATACATTGATTTGTTGACGCACCCGAATGATTTGATCCTAGCTTTGTATCTCGATGATCGCATTTTGGACGATTTTCATTGTGTTGAGATCAACAAGGCGAGCGAGGCGTTAGCCGAGCTGTTTCagttagatattaaaaaaattcgcttGAAGTTGATTAATTCGTGGTTGGATGATCAGGCGTTGGTTGATTTTGACTCCTCGGTGATTGAATCGAATTGCAGTGAGGAGAGTTGTTTGAAACGCATTGCATATATTTGTAGCGGAGATCAGGTGACTTATTGGCAAACTGTTCTTTTGGAGATTTGTCAGAAAGGCGAGAGTGTTCGTTGTAGAGCCAATGCCTTGCGTGTGTTTGCGATGATTTCGGATGTTGAAACTATTGAGACAATGGCCGAAATGAGTTATGACAAATTGATGTTGTTTATTAATAGGCTGACACTTGTTGGTAACTTGGAATATTTGGGATTTGGTGTAGATGTTGCCGTTCTGGACCACACAAATAGGCAATCCTTGTTGAATCGGTTGGTGCAACAAGGTGGCAATGCTTTCGCTATTAAAACAATGGCTTTGTACTGTATGACGTACCAGATTTATGGTGCGAAATATTGGGAGTTTGTTTTAAACAACGCTGTCAAATTTTCTTTG TTTACCGAATTGAAAACCTATGTTACGTTCCTCAGCAAAAGTAAATACCAGTACAAGGGTTTTTACATAAATGCTTGGCAAAAATTGATTGATTATTATTTCTCCAACTTGAATTGTGCCAATAATTTGGACCAAACACTCCTCAAACATTTCCTAACAATTCAG TCGTGTCCCGTTTTGTTCAGTCTTGATTTTAATCATGCATTTGCAAAGTGTTTGGAGGTAAAGAAAGCAGAATTTGCCGCAGTTTTATTACAATACCTCCAAAAAAATGACACCTATTTTTCGAACGTCGAGAAAGTACGTAATTGTAGTAAGGAAATAATGTCAGGTTTGAATTATTTGGACCAGAATGGAATCTTGGGGATATCGAGT GTGCGGGAGATTTTACATAATAGTGTTTGa